The sequence below is a genomic window from Sulfuracidifex metallicus DSM 6482 = JCM 9184.
CCTTCATGCTAATGGCAGTTCTGTCAGATAACGCTTTGTCACTCGTAGCTGGATGGGAGGGAACTAGCCTAGCATCTTACGGTTTAATCAGCTACTGGCTGGACGACAACGATAAGAACGTTGTAGGTGACTTCGATAGAAAAGTTCTAGGAATACCTTTCTTATCGCGTCCAACTACCAGTGGAATAAGAGCATTGATATTCACTAGGTCAGCTGACGTAGGTTTCCTCATGGGATTGGGATACCTCATTTACGTTGTTACTGGAAATCAGAACGGAGGAATAACTCTTCTGTTCTCCCTTTTCGATGGAAGGAACTTAACTGAGGCTCTAGAAACAATCTCCTTGATGCCATATGCGTGGATCATACTGCTTGTTCTTTTCTTGGGAGGTCTATCGAAGAGCGCACAATTTCCCTTCACCCAGTGGCTACTGACTGCGATGACAGGTCCGACTCCGGTTAGTTCACTTATACATGCTGCAACAATGGTCAATTTAGGTGCAATCCTGTCCTTCCTCTTATTCCCTTACATTCCATTTAATGGGAACACTTCGACCTTCTTCTACGTAATAGCGTCACTCGCCATTTTCACTGCCATATACACAAGCATCAACGCTTTGGTCAGCAATGAACAAAAAGTCATACTAGCTAATTCAACTGCAGATCAGATTTCATTGATGCTTTTCTCATCTTCCTTAGGAGTCATCTTGGGAATTCCACTAGTGGGAATCTTAGTAGGACTGATCCAGCTATTTGCACACGGATTGTATAAGGCATCTTTATTCATGAACGCAGGATCAGTGATTCACTTTACAGAAAGCAGGTATGTTCAATCTTATCCTAATTTATATGTAAAATTGAAAGCTGTGTTTGTTCTTCAATTGATAGCTTCATTGAACTTGGCTAACATACCCCCACTAGCTGGCTTCTGGGCTCATGACTTCATAGGAGATATTGCTTTCGCATCAAGTTTCTTTTACTTATACTTGATAGTGGAGTTTCTAGGTTCACTGTATATCTTGAGATACATAATAAAGACCTTCTTATGGAAGGGAGAGCCACATTCTGAGGAACACGGGCATAAGATAAGTCCATTGATGATTATTTCCTCGGCTTTCCTGGTTCTTGGTTCAGTTATATTAGGAGTAAGTGTCTTCACTTTACTTTCCTATTTTAAATCGATCACTCCGACTTTGTATTCGTACACCTCAATAGATGTTGTGGGAATAGTTTTATCTCTAGTTGGAATAGGAATCTCTACGATTTATCTTAAGAACATTAATGTTAAGCCTATAATGCCTTTAATAAACTTCGCTTATTACGGATGGTTAGTTTATCCCATATTTGACCTAATAGGTTACGGATACGCTTCCTTAGCGACAAGAGTCTATAGTTATATAGAGAAAGGTATACTTGATAGAGGTATAAACGAGATGCTGCCTGCTTTCATAACTGAATTTGGTTCTAGGATATATAAAACGGTTCAGAACGGAGTTCTGTCAAACTACGTTTCCCTTTACACTTGGGGAATTGCGTTCATTCTCATACTACTCTTGCTATACTTAGGGGTGGTCGGATGATATCCTTCGTAGATTACTTACCTTTAATAATACCTTCAATTCTTCTGGTATTTTCTTCTATTGCAGTGCTTTACATAGACGATGGAAGGAAGGATAGATTTTCCATTTCATTTAACTTAGCGATAATTACCATGATAGTTACTTTAGCGGCAGAGGTAGTGTTCTGGGCTAAAGGTATATATGGGTTTTACCTCTTCTCTAAGAACGTTTATATAGACGTGGAAGCCTACCTCTTTTCCATAGCAGCCTTATTGGGAGGAATAATAGGACTTCTGGGAGGCTACGATAACATCATGAACTGGAAGGCCAGAGCTTCCTTAATCTCTTTAACTATGTTACTTGTGTTAGGAATAATTTACATGTCGTTCTCATTTAGCGTGATAATGATATTAGTTTCCTGGGCTGTTTCCTCAGCTGCAACTTACGTAATCGCAATGGCAAGGAAGGACTTTAGATCAACTAAGGCTGGAATAAAATATCTAGTAATGGGATTAATATCAAGTTCTTTAATGATAATGGGATTTGCTCTTTACGTTGCATCTACTGGATCTCTAGTATTTACACAGCAAGTTCTCTATGAGCCTTTATTCTTACTTTCCGTGGCATTGCTTTCAGTTTCATTTTTATTCAAGATAGGTTCATTTCCTTTCCAGGGTTGGCTGCCTGACGTTTATTCCATGTCTGACAGAACGTCAATCTCAATCATATCCAGTGTAGGTAAATTGATAGGGATAGTTCCACTTTTCAAGGTTTTAGTTTACAGTGATCCAAACAAGTACGAGCTAGTAATTTACATAGCTCTAGCCATAGCTAGCTTATTCGTAGGAAACTTCATAGCGTTCTCTAGGCAAGACGTTTCCTCCATACTGGCATTTTCATCCGTGTCCCAAATGGGCTTCTTCTTAGTTGCGTTTGCCATGCTTTTCTCCGACCTAAACGTTGCTATTGTAGCAATATTAATACAGAGCATAGCTTATGTAGTAGCACAAGCTGGTCTGTTTCACTTTGTAGATCATTTTGAAAGAATTTCGGGCACTGCTGATTTATCGGGTCTTCGTGGAATGGCTAGATCAGATAAATGGCTTGCATTTGGAGCTACTATCTTAGTCTTAAGCTTGCTGGGAATACCTCCGATAGTTGGCTTCTGGGGAAAATTATTCGTCTTCGAGTCATCCTTCGCTTATCCTTGGTTGACTATAATAGCAGTAATAAACAGCGCCATATCCGCAGGTTACTACATACCAATAATGAGAGAAATGTTTAGAGATGGAGAATTCGTCAAAGTAAATTCTACTTCCAGAGATACTGTCATTTCATCCGCCGTACTTAGCATAGCGTTGGGAATTTTAGCCCCACTTCTATTTGGGATAGTGGTGTCACAGCTTGGTTAAAGTGGCGATAATCGGCGTAGGGAACGTAGCTTCCGCCTTGCTACAATCCTTGGAAATGGTTAAGAACGGTTCTAAAGTTCAGGGGATAAGAGAAGATCTTCCACTGAGTCCTTCTGATATTGAGGTAGTTTCAGCTTTCGATGTTGATAAGAGAAAGGTAGGATTACCCCTATCTAGGGCAATATTTGAAAGACCTAATGTAGTTGAACCTTTAGCTCAGGTTAGAGATTGGGGCGTTATGGTGAAGAGAGGACCTACATTAGATGGAAGGGAAGGAGTATTAGGTGAAATTATAGAGGAATCAGAGGATAAACCAGTTGATGTGGCGGAGGAGATACGTCAGTCAGGCGCAGAGGTAGTTCTAAATCTTCTTCCTACCGGAGCAGATAAAGCTTCAATTTATTACGCTCAGAGATCCTTAGAAGCAGGTTCATCTTTCATTAACGCTACTCCTTCTCCTGTCACCAGACTGTTAGGCGATAAATTCGTGGAGGCTGGATTGCCTCTACTTGGAGATGACTTATTAAGTCAAATCGGAGGAACGGCTTTTCATGCAGGTCTAATAGACTTCTTAAAGTCACGAGGTGTTAAGGTAACCAGATCTTATCAAATAGATATTGCAGGCACTACCGAAGCTCTTGTAACCCTAGAGGACAAGAGGAAGGATTTAAAGAAAGGTATAAAATCATCTTTTCTATCGTCTCACTCCGATGCTGACGTTGTAGCTGGAACATCAGACTATGTTGAATTCTTAAGAGACAAGAGAGTCAGTTACATGGTTATTGAAGGAACTTACTCCATCGGAGTACCAATAAGGGTTGACATATCCCTTAAGACTATGGACGCACCTAATGCAGTAGCTCCATTAATAGACTTGATTAGGTACTCAAAAATGCTTAAGGATAACAATATGGGTGGTCCAATCAAAGAGGTATGTGGTTACTACTTCAAGAATAGCATAGATAAATATAATTCCTTTGAAGAGGCAAAGTTAGCATTAGATAAATTTACGAAAAGTTTGATGAGAGAACCCCGGACTGAATAAATGATGCTATTCGTGTGAGTGCTGAATACAGTTAACATACAGACTTTATTTCATTTTTACACGTTAACTTCGTTCTTGTTTACTTTATTATTCCCTCTCCCTTTAGTCTCATGTATCTCATGTACAGTTTAATTGCATGCTTGCATATCTTCTCTCCGCATTCACATGAAGAATCAACTAGCTTTCCTTCATCAACAATTATGGTTACCTTGTAGTAACCCATAGCGCACTTTGCAGCTACTTCTCCTTCGATCTGTTTTCCTTTAGAATTGAGAATTCTTATCATGTATACTAACTTCCTCCTGATAATTAATTAACTTTCCAGAAAGGCAATTCTCAGCTTACTTTATCCTTTTCTGTCTAATGGATTTTTATTTCATGGCTAAGATAAGTCATTTCTTGATCCTTTATAGAATAAATTTTAATCTTCTTTTTAGATCTTATAAATGTATATATAAATAGGGGAAATATTTATAAAAAATTTTTATCTTATATATCTCTTTTTTATTCTATAGCTACAACCCAAGGTACTGGTTTTACGAATGAGTAGTTAACTAGGGTTCCATCGTACACAAATATAGGATCGTGAAGGACGTATTGGTAGTTTCCAGATGTGCCACCCCAAGTCAACATTTCTACTGGGCTTGAGGTTGGTACGTTCATGATAGTTAAGAATGGTTGTGGTTTACCACTCATCTGATTCAAGCTGGTGTAATCGAAAGTTACATTTCCGTTAATGGCAAAGGCGAAAACCTCAAATGGTACGTAACCTCCTCCTGGGGTAGATACGTTATAAACCGGGTAGAATACTACGGAGAAGTTAAAAGTAGTTAAGTTAGCCTTTCCAGTGTCTATCATAGTATCTGGTTGAATTACTACTAAAATGTTACCAGCGTTTATTACAGCACCCTCAGTTCCATTTACCATATAGGTGTAAGATGTAATAGGAGTGAGTCCAAAAACTTGGCTCTGTTGCAGGGAAATTTGCTTTGGACTCAAGGCGGACTCAGATTGAGTTTCAAAGATCCAAATTACTGGTTTTACAAATAACGTGTTCACTATCGTGTTGTTTCCATATAACCACTTATCTGCAAAGGCGTATTTTCCTCCTATGTAAGTTCCATTACTGTAGAGTTTACCTCCTAGCCAAGTCCACGAGGTTGTGTTGTCGCTTGCCGATACTATAGTTATGGGTGCATATGGTACTAGCTTTCCACTTACGTTATGAACTAATGTTATTTCAGGGGTGATTTTTCCGTTTACCATAAACGCGAACGCGTAAGTTGGAGTAAGTCCCTTCTCTGGAGAATTCACGTTTTTCAAGCTGAAAGTTACCAGAGAGAATTGGAAAGACTTCATTAAAGTACCGTTATTGAACTCAGCCATTGTCCCTGGTTTTACAGTAACCTCTATTGAACCTACCTTTAGAAGATAAGGCAATTTAGACGACGAATTAATTGTTACCGTTTCTATCCCGTTCTCAACGAACATAGGCTCTAGGTTTACTTGAGCCTTAATTTTAGTGTAATTCGATTGGAGTGCGTTATAACTTGAACTTATGTTACTGTAGGATGCGGACAGTGACGAGTAAGAGGAACTCAATGACATGTAATTGGAATTTATTGAGTTATACTCAAAAAACCCTATTACCGCTATAATTATAAGAATGAGAACTATAATACCCAATCCTACATTTTTCATATCTGCCATTCTATTTCTAAGTTCATTGCTAATCTATAATTATAAGCTTTTCCCATATTTCACTAGCTCTAATAAATATCAAGAATAAGTTTAATTGTACTATATTACATAAGCAAGAAAAAGAGCAAGCTGTAATAGAAAATTATTTTTTACATTATTATAATATAAAAAGCGAAATGAAGAATAGCTTAGACGTTTCATCACTACTTTTAACGGTACGAAGAGTACTAAAATACGCTTCATGAATTTTAAGAATAACAATTACGGGTATAATTGACTAGAATTAAGAGAAAAGTAATTAATTATTAATCAATAATGACTAAGTTCTAAATATGCAATCTAACGTTCGCTTAACTTCCCTGTAATTCATCTGCCCAGGAGCAGTGCTCTCAATTACTGAGGCATATATTAGCCTGGATCCAAGAATGCCGAAGGCTATCCTTTCTAAAGGATCTACTCCCATAGGCATCACGGCTACCTTTTTGAGAGAAAGAAGAGAAGATAGAACTTCTTTATACTTTCCTTTGCCTATTATAGCAACCTTGAATAGTGGATCTTTTCCCTTGAAAGGCTCAAAGAGTTCAACTACCTCCTCTAAGCTAGGTACATCACTAAAATAATGTAGAGACAAAATTGTTCTACAGTCTACGTTTATCTCATATCTTTTTGCGAACTTGGCTTCTACGTCATAAATGAACCCACTATCATAGATTTTATCGTATATTTTTTTCTTTATATCTGGAGATACTTGATTTATTCCTCCCTCGTTTACGTCTCTTATTGTGAATATTAATTTACTTGAAAGGCTGGAAAATTTATCTAATTCATCAATTATGAAAAATGGATTTGAAGAGTAATCTAGTCTCAGTTCTATTAAGTCCGATTCTATCTCCTTTATGTTGGATAGGTCCTCCGGCTTCCTTACAGGGAGCGACGCCACAACCTTAGGTTTATCCAACAAGACTCACCTTAGCTCCTAATGAGGCTAAATCTTTCCAAAATCTAGGGTTGCTCTTGTTGACACAGCATGCATTGTCTACTACACCTCCATCATAAGTCGCCAGTGCTCCAGCCATCATTGCTATCCTATGATCCGAAGGACAGGAAATGAAACCCTCCTTTATCTTTCCTCCTACTATTTCTATTTTACCTTTATCGTAATGCGCATCTCCTCCAAAAGCCTTAACAGTAGTTATTATTGTAGATATTCTGTCGCTCTCCTTTATTTTGAGTCTTTCAACTCCTTCAATGATAGTTAAGGACGGAACAGCGGTAGCTAAGGCTGAAATTGAAACTGCTAGATCAGGTGCGTCATCT
It includes:
- the nuoN gene encoding NADH-quinone oxidoreductase subunit NuoN yields the protein MSFVDYLPLIIPSILLVFSSIAVLYIDDGRKDRFSISFNLAIITMIVTLAAEVVFWAKGIYGFYLFSKNVYIDVEAYLFSIAALLGGIIGLLGGYDNIMNWKARASLISLTMLLVLGIIYMSFSFSVIMILVSWAVSSAATYVIAMARKDFRSTKAGIKYLVMGLISSSLMIMGFALYVASTGSLVFTQQVLYEPLFLLSVALLSVSFLFKIGSFPFQGWLPDVYSMSDRTSISIISSVGKLIGIVPLFKVLVYSDPNKYELVIYIALAIASLFVGNFIAFSRQDVSSILAFSSVSQMGFFLVAFAMLFSDLNVAIVAILIQSIAYVVAQAGLFHFVDHFERISGTADLSGLRGMARSDKWLAFGATILVLSLLGIPPIVGFWGKLFVFESSFAYPWLTIIAVINSAISAGYYIPIMREMFRDGEFVKVNSTSRDTVISSAVLSIALGILAPLLFGIVVSQLG
- a CDS encoding L-myo-inositol-1-phosphate synthase; protein product: MVKVAIIGVGNVASALLQSLEMVKNGSKVQGIREDLPLSPSDIEVVSAFDVDKRKVGLPLSRAIFERPNVVEPLAQVRDWGVMVKRGPTLDGREGVLGEIIEESEDKPVDVAEEIRQSGAEVVLNLLPTGADKASIYYAQRSLEAGSSFINATPSPVTRLLGDKFVEAGLPLLGDDLLSQIGGTAFHAGLIDFLKSRGVKVTRSYQIDIAGTTEALVTLEDKRKDLKKGIKSSFLSSHSDADVVAGTSDYVEFLRDKRVSYMVIEGTYSIGVPIRVDISLKTMDAPNAVAPLIDLIRYSKMLKDNNMGGPIKEVCGYYFKNSIDKYNSFEEAKLALDKFTKSLMREPRTE
- a CDS encoding type I 3-dehydroquinate dehydratase — its product is MDKPKVVASLPVRKPEDLSNIKEIESDLIELRLDYSSNPFFIIDELDKFSSLSSKLIFTIRDVNEGGINQVSPDIKKKIYDKIYDSGFIYDVEAKFAKRYEINVDCRTILSLHYFSDVPSLEEVVELFEPFKGKDPLFKVAIIGKGKYKEVLSSLLSLKKVAVMPMGVDPLERIAFGILGSRLIYASVIESTAPGQMNYREVKRTLDCIFRT